A window of Phaseolus vulgaris cultivar G19833 chromosome 4, P. vulgaris v2.0, whole genome shotgun sequence genomic DNA:
AAAAGTCTAATTGATTTAGGTTAATTTGATTTGACCAAGATGAATCCAATTTGTcgttattatgattttttttaatattaattactttatgaaaatcatgttttatatttaaaatttaatatcacatcattttaatttgttgttattattttatatattgagAGTTTATTATGATAACATATTTGGCTCATTTTACCTTCTGGGTAGGAACAATCTCGCATCAAATGCatcaagaaaattattaatccAAACACTTAGATAGACAAAAGGAAAAAAGGTACAACTTAGGCGTTTATTGCCGGAAAATCAACGAAAAAATTGATAAGAAAAGAAGGGGGGAAAAGTGTTAGAAATCAactgtacctgagtggagagatggggcccaggcacggtcggttgacgtggtGTAATTGCTGACGTGTTGATCTTTTTCTCCTCTGGTCGATTGTCCTTTCTTGCTGTCTCCTTTGGTCGGTCGTCCCTTCGTGCTATcaacttcggtcgggcgggggagggtacctgcgaaggcactccgacgctcaagtaagtatgagattctaagcgcagtttcgtaagtgaatgaaaacgtacctttctctggcttgagcacagtatttataggattgcctaatgggctttctatcccttgggctcagggtggttatggatatgtcttgtcagtcgtgctccggaatacccggggaacatatcttctctaaacgcatattccttattcttcggaggtgtatcttaaccaccttagcttgtcacataaatgcccttacatttaGTGTGTATacggccggtcggccacgtgcgttcgtttccatttagtgtataaggccggtcggccacgtgcgttcgtccggtgcctaccagtacacttgccccccaggctcgaggtgaaTAAAAGCCGAAGAGTCGTAATAATTGTTGTGCCTTTCGAGTTGTCAGACATTAAATTTAACGGAATGACGGGACGTTCGCATTAGCGAAGAATATTTTCGGTTAGGCATCGGACAAGCGGCCTGCCTGCATGGAGCACCCCTGGAGGACGACCAGTAcgacagaaaaaataatagttgATGGAAAGCTGGTGCCGATCAACCCCGATGATAATTTAAATGAGGAGGCCGAGGGGGAGACCCCTGGCCCACAGCCTGACGCCTCTTTTGAAGAGTTAATGAACAATGTGGCATAGAAAATTGCTGGACCCGACATGTGGGCAATGCACActtgcataaataattctgattacattaaagtaataagataattctgatgccggacgaggcataaataattctgattacattagtaataagataattctgatgccgaacgaggcataaataagtgaataattctgatgccgaacgaggcataaataagtgaataattctgatgccgaacgtggcataaaaaagtctgattacgttaaggtaataattcagatgccgaacgaggcataagattgagtaaataattcggatgccgaacgtggcataataattatgattacgttgaggtaataatataattctgatgccgaacgaggcataaataagtgaataattctgatgccgaacgtggcataaaaaagtctgattacgttaaggtaataattcagatgccgaacgaggcataagattgagtaaataattcggatgccgaacgtggcataataattctgattacgttaaggtaataatataattctgatgccgaacgaggcataaataagtgaataattctgatgccgcacgaggcataaataagtgaataattctgatgccgaacgtggcataaataagtgaataattctgatgccgaacgtggcataaataagtgaataattctgatgccgaacgtggcataaaaaagtctgattacgttaaggtaataattcagatgccgaacgaggcataagattgagtaaataattcggatgccgaacgtggcataataattctgattacgttaaggtaataattcagatgtcgaacgaggcataagattgagtaaataattctgatgccgaacgtggcataaataattctgattacgttgaggtaataattcagatgccgaacgaggcataagattgagtaaataattctgatgccgaacgtggcataaataattctgattacgttgaggtaataattcagatgccgaacgaggcatcagattgagtaaataattctgatgccgaacgtgacataaataattctgattacattaaagtaataagataattctgatgccggacgaggcataaataattctgattacattagtaataagataattctgatgccgaacgaggcataaataagtgaataattctgatgccgaacgaggcataaataagtgaataattctgatgccgaacgtggcataaaaaagtctgattacgttaaaagtaataattctgatgccgagcgAGGTATATATAAATCCGATAAAATCTGATTTCGTTAAATACCTATGAAACCGAACGAGATATGAATTGAGTAAAGCTTTATTGAGGTCTGTGTAGTCAAcacacatacgccattttccgttcgctttcttcaccataaccacgttggctagccatgtgGTGTAATGGGCCTGCCGAATGAATCCAGCCTGTAACAATTTGTCGGCTTCCTCACGTGCGGCTTGACGTCGTTCCTCGCCTatatgtcttttcttttgagctATTGGTTTAGCTTCTCTATACAGTGATAATCGGTGAGTGATAACCTGTGGGTCTACGCCAGGCATATCAGCGGCCGTCCAGGCGAAAAGATCGGAATTTTTAACAAGTGTCGTCCCGATGGCCATTCGGTCGTCCGGTTTCAGCGAAGTACCGATGTGCGTAGTGTGGCGATCATCGCGAAGCGGGAATGGATGCAAGTCTTCTCCTGCTTCCATACGGGGATCGTCCATGCGAGGGTCGAGGTCAACAAGGGCTATCATTTGACGACGGGACATGTGTCGTCCGGAACGCCGTGTGGGGGAACGTCCTCGTTTTTGCGGGACTCGGTCGTCTGTATTGGTTGTATAGAGTCGTCGAGTTGGCTCACTTTTCAAACTTGCTACATAGCATTCCCTAGCGGTTTTTTGATCGACATGGATGGTTGCAATGTCGTTGTTAGCCGAggggaatttcatggctaagtgtGGAGTGGACACAATGGCTTTTAATCTGTTAATGGACGGACGACCgagcaggatgttgtaggaagttTGTGCGTTAACCAGGAGGTATCGTACGTTTATTGTTTTATGGAGGCCGTCTTCCTCACCAAAGGTTGTGTACAAGTCTATGTACCCCTTAGTATCGACCCGTTCACCTGAGAACCCTACAATTTGTTCGTTATAGGGCTGAATATGTGCTTCTGGGATGCGCATTGTCTTGAAAATGTCCCAATACAATATGTCGACCGAGCTACCCTGATCTACCAAAGTCTTGGCAATGGCGAACTTGTCAATTTCTACAGTGATGACCATGGGGTCGTCCTGGGCTGGATCTATGGCTGTAAAGTCTTCGTCAGTGAAAGTAATCGGAGGTATATGTGGACGCCTCCTCGTGGTAGCATGAGCGGACTGGATGTCACGAAGATGTTTCTTTCGGGCGGAATTTGAGCACCCGCCACCGGCAAATCCTCCAGCTATATAATTTGTTTCGTGGTTCGGTTCGCCCAAGTTAACGGGTCCAGcaatcatgttgatgacttcgCGGACTCGTTGGCGAGGTCGGGCGTTTCGGTCGGGACTTGTGCTACGGGGGCGTGTACGCCGAACGGGGCTTTCGCTGCGTTTTCGCGAAGTCTGGCTACGGTCAGTGTGGCGTTTGTAATCGTTACGGTACGACCGGTCGACACCACGGGAAGGACGGTCAGTATTCCGTGGTGGGGATCTTGAACTCCTTGTCCTCTTGACGAACTGCCGTAAATGGCCAgcttggatgagttcttcaattttatccttCAAAGCTTGACATCCTTCGGTCGTGTGACCGAAATTCTGATGGTATTGACAACGCTTAGCAGTATCTGCATTCGGTGgtgtttgatactgcttcaaTGTCGGGATTAGGTCCGTTTGTAGTGCTTCATCTAGGGCTCGTCCCCTCGGCACAGTTAAAGGGGTGTAACTGTTAAACCTGGGGATTCGGCCTCCCCTATTCCGGTCGGACCTCAGAGTGGTTCGGACGGTTCGTTCGGTTTCGACTTCTCTTTCTTTAATTTGGGTTTGGTCTTTAAGGGCTCCGAATCCGACAGCTTTGAACCGTTGATGGTAATCAATGTGTTCTtcgatttgcatgaatttggttgctcgAGTTCGAAGGTCTTCCATGTCTTGAGGCGGCTTCTTGATGAGACTTTCAGTAAAACGGCTCGGCCGGATGGCCGAGACCAAATGGTGCAATGCAACTTCCTGCTTGAGCCCTCGGATGTTCATACATGCTTTGTTGAACCTATCTAAAAAGGTTCTGAgagattcacctttttcttgttgtatcgctaggagagacatggaggacatGTGATGCGGTCGGCTGGTGGCATACTGAGTAGAGAATTTTACGGCTAAGACGTCGAAGTCGTCAATGGAATTCGGAGACAGCTCTGTAAACCAAGTAAGAGGTTCTCCCTGGAGCGACGTGGGGAATACTTTACACCACACATTGTTATCTGTggtatacaaagtcatttgcgtcttgtaaacatttaaatgctcgtccgggtcggtcgagccgtcatagagtttaatggcgaggcctctccatttGTCAGGAAGTGGTGTGGTGATGATTTCGTTTGTAAAAGGATGAGCCCTTTTACTTGACTTTCTTTCGACTGTTTTAGCTCTGGAAGCAGGATTGGTGTCGGCTGGTGTAGGTATGCGAGAGGCGGTTCGGTCGGCCATATGGGATTGGCCTTCTCGTTCGGGATTATCAACCTGTCGCTGGAGTCGcgcattctgctctctcaatAAGGCGATTTCCTCCTCTTGGCGGCGTTTATCCTCTTCGTGTTGACGACGGTCTTCCATCCCCTTTTGCCGCAATTCCTCCATCTGAGTTTGGAGGGTTTGAATCATAGTCATCTGTTCCGCCATAGCGTTGTTGTTGTTCCTTGTTGCAACCATTATAGCTTTAAATATTGAAATCttgcctcggccccacggtgggcgccaattgtacctgagtggagagatggggcccaggcacggtcggttgacgtggtGTAATTGCTGACGTGTTGATCTTTTTCTCCTCTGGTCGATTGTCCTTTCTTGCTGTCTCCTTTGGTCGGTCGTCCCTTCGTGCTATcaacttcggtcgggcgggggagggtacctgcgaaggcactccgacgctcaagtaagtatgagattctaagcgcagtttcgtaagtgaatgaaaacgtacctttctctggcttgagcacagtatttataggattgcctaatgggctttctatcccttgggctcagggtggttatggatatgtcttgtcagtcgtgctccggaatacccggggaacatatcttctctaaacgcatattccttattcttcggaggtgtatcttaaccaccttagcttgtcacataaatgcccttacatttaGTGTGTATacggccggtcggccacgtgcgttcgtttccatttagtgtataaggccggtcggccacgtgcgttcgtccgGTGTCTACCAGTACAtcaacaaaattcaaaacttCTTAATCAACTAAtaatctattaaaaattaaaggtTAACTAAAGATATAAGTGAGTACAAACTTCactttataaatcaattttataagattgagttggacttaaagtttatttcttaaaattaaaatagtatcagaattatctaaaatttaaagtttatttaacATATCAAATCACTTGTTATTGGATGACCAATTATATACTCTCCTGCATGAAATGACAACCTCAATATAAAGAGATAGGTTAAAAATACACATCAACtagatataaaaaatttcatattatatatataaatagatacaAACTACACCttataaacttatttttataaaattgtattaaatttttcacttcttaaaatactattttcttttcactcttaaattttattatgcTACTTTTTCAgttatactttttaatataaaaaaaagtacaaaaacATGTGAGAATGATTAGGGTTTTTTATACCCACTATAATCAACACGATGAAGAAGTTCCATGCAGGTAGTGAATTTCTATTGACATCATTGGTTCGATTTTTGAAGTGGCTAATCATAATCACATGACCAATCCATTAGGTTAATTGTTACatctattttttaaagattagtTATGATTTGACTAGGTATTACCAAAGTTTTATGTTAGTTCACCCAGGAAATGCACCTATTAATATATTGGAATCTTGCATAGTTACCTATATGTGGAAACTATAGCTCACTATCATAATACTCGGAACTTTCACCCCTTTTggcttcttattattattatcacttTCATTTTTAGTTACTTTCCAAATAATGGTTAGCCTTACACATGCATGTAGCAtgagataaaaacaaaaaaccttTTGCTACaaagaaattatttaaagaagGGATAATTGACTCATTGACTAAAGATGATCATGAGTGCTTTGCCTAATGGACACTTCGATTGGAAGTTCAAGTAAAACATCAATTGCTGATTTGCAAATTGCTATTCACCAACACATTTAATTctcacttttaattattttcaattttaatatggAATATTAAGAAGATATTGtgtttaatactatttttttcattttttttattctctacTTAATTAACAAGAAATAAAGGTGTACCTACGATAATAAAGGAATAATACATTACCAATTAACCCAAATGAATACTCTTAATGTGACTAAACGATCATATAATTAATAGTCATTTCAATGTCTTATTAACATATGATCAgtgaaaatcaataaataagaaatatttttttgtgaaGTACTCACTTAACTTTTTAAACTTACATACGTATACTAATATTTGTAAGCATATTATTGatttatcttataattttttatagataaatCTCCTTTTTCTTATGTCTCTTATGTCCTTAGCCAAAAAGTTTGGTTTGTGAAACAATCGTTTCTCTGACCCTTTGAGACTCCAATGCTCAAACTTGATAAAAACAAAGGTAATTTTAGTTTGTACtacattattttattgaaaattgtaTAATCAAAAGCTTTTTTTTACCTTAAATCAGCAATGAAATGAGACAAAAAGAAAGTACAACCCAAGTATCCAACAAAATGTTGCTCAATTttggaaagaaagaaaaaataaaaaggaaagaagTGCACTAGTCTGGTACGTTTTGTTAACTCTTAATTTTGATATCTCCCAGAAAGTGACAATACTGTcttaaatttgtaatttctATGACTTTAAAAATGGTGGCCCAATTTATTGTTCAAATACCATATTAAGAGTATACTAGAGAGGGAATAACCTATCTCAATATTGAAGATCAAATTAATGGTCCCTTCACTACATTCAACCCAAGTCCCTACTTGATTTTGATCTTTAAGTGGGTATTTAGTTTGTtatcaaaataaactaaaatcatatttttgtatatttttttcatattaatgaaatgaaaatatatcacttttaattcagttattttaacttttaatatgTTAAAGGTAGAAGAAAACGAACTTAGTATATATTATGGTAAAGGTCATGCCAATGCACGTCTGCCAAAAAGTTAAAAACTTGTCAATTAAGTTGGTTACATGTCTAAatctttttacaaaataaattatatcttaTATTTTCGTGGAAAATGTTGATCGGATTCATAATCCAATAGTTCAATATAAACAGATTGAATTAAGTTTTTTATGATTGGATTCAACCTAATATATAATCTAATCTCTTACAAGTTAAATAACAGTGTATATTAAATTTGAGATTCAATCTGatctaaattattaaataatagtagtagtataattgttatttaatttattttaatgaataaatatgtattttttaaatattaaattatttaatccttcaattattaaataatgtactttatttttagaaaaattactataaaataactaaaaaatgttttgaaactAAAAAGTTTTagtacaaaaattaaaaacctgTTATCAAATTGACTAAACCTGATCAAAGACAAGATGGATTAGAattaatctaaaaaaattaaaagtccAATCCTATATTTCTTTATTACACCCAAAAGctataactaaaatatttttttacctaCAAAATGTTAAACTCTATCAATAActtatatttgtaaaaaaatatgataaatcaCTTTAAATTGAGTCTTCGtttttaatcataatttttttgatctaactcaaattttaaataagaattTCAAACTTAACTTGATTTAGTTCAAtatgtaatattaataatcataactaaatTGTCATACAAAAAATTCaatgaaatttaatatatttattactttAACAAAGTTTAGTGACAAACGacgaaaataaaaaactaagtactatattaaaaaaatacagtaTTATCAATTTGTTCGTTCTTTTACAGGTATATATACCTTCGGAAGTATGCTATATATATCTttcataattttgtaaaattttaatagaaatgttgtaatttttacttatattatttattttttaataacaagtaAATATTCATGACcagatttatctttttttaattaattttttatttgaaaaatataaattcgtaactcttaaaaatatttgtaaattatGTGCGTATTCGTTTAATTTTATTCAGTAAAACATCAgtataatgttttaaattaattaataataaggTTGGTCAACTTAGTCGTTAAGATATTATAATTAACTTTAACAACCATCATTTAATTCAATTATGATgttatcaaatatatttatttttattttgtcatttatattagtcttctttatttttattcttattttcaaaatatcctTTGAAAAATAACTATGAATTAACCTTAGTACATTAAACTTTTGAGAACatgttactttttattattttttcttgtattaccactacaagaaaatcatgaaataaaaactaatttttagaaaccagttacaatagtaactaaaatagagacaattttaaaaattttaaacaagattttaaattaattttattatttttaaatagtttctaaattgatatctaattagtaaccaatattttaactaccaattagtttctaaatttggtagaaaaaacattgattactaattagataccaatttataaactatttaacaataatagaaactaatttaaattttttttttaatttttaaaatgtctctaatttggttactattgtaactaattattttgatatctaaaaattaatttttatttcataattttcttggaTTTTAATAACACTACCAATtacatttattttgataattaaataaattattattttattataatataatattttattctaaaatcggttgtataataattattttacttataCTATCTCATTGGAGATGGTGAAATTGACAAGTCTATTGCTCATCATTTTGTACTAGCCAAATTGGATTATTCATCGAAATTTTTGgagattataaaaataaatttaagatattaaatttcaaaacaatGAAAGTCAAACTCATGTTGTACTTTAATTGCGATGCATACTATTATTTAAAGACAATTGTCATTTTATTCAACTTTTTACCTCTGACacattttctctctcttcattattttttctttctgcatGGCCTACTATTTTTTTCCCCTTAAACATTTTCATCCGCACAATCTAAACGTGTAGGTccatttagaaaaataaaggtTTGAGTCAAGTTACataatcatgaaaaaaatacataattaattttaaaataaatttgtgtaaagggttatgaattttatttaatcTAAATTGATTTTTAGGAAAGACAAAACATTaggaaatcatgaaataaaaactaattttagataaaaaaaaatagttagttgttataatgattaaattagagattaaaaatatttttgctttctaaattagtttctattattgttaaatagtttctaaatttttatctaattagcaaccaagatttttgctatcaaatttagaatctaaataattgatagttaaaactttggtaactaaCACTTCAAGAAAATcgtgaaatagaaaccaattttagagacaaaaaataattagttgttatagtgactaaattagagaccattttagggactaaataaatttttggtttctaaattaatttatattattgttaaatggtttctaagttggtatctaattaacaaccaaggtttttgctaccaaatttagaatctaaataattgataattaaaactttggtaactaacacttcaagaaaatcatgaaatagaaaccaattttagagacaaaaaataattagttgttatagtgactaaattagagaccattttagggactgaataaatttttggtttctaaattaatttatattattgttaaatggtttctaagttggtatctaattaacaaccaaggtttttgctaccaaatttagaatctaaataattggtagttaaaactttggtagctaacatttcaagaaaatcatgaaatagaaacgaattttagagaaaaaataattagttgttatagtgactaaattagagaccatttcaggaactaaataaatttttggtttctaaattaatttatattattgttaaatagtttctaaattggtatctaattaacaactaagatttttgctaccaaatttagaatctaaataattggtagttaaaactttggtagcgaattagataccaatttaaaaactatttaaccatattaaaaactaatttagaaaacaatttttgtttaatttctaaatggtctctaatttagttactattgcaactaattattctcgtctctaaaaatttgtttctatttaatgattgtagagtaattagataccaatttagaaactatttaacaataatagaaactattacAAAGTAgactaactcaatcccataaaaccagctcatgaggtgaggtttgtacccacttcttaatctctagtcgatgtgggatctccaacataaactaatttaaaaaccattttttttagtttctaaaatagtctctaatttagtcattataacaactaattatttttagtctttaaaattgatttctatttcataatttttttaaaaaaaaactttaaatatattGCAGAAACTATCTATGTAACATAATTTCATATTCAAATTGCGTCTAAAAGCTCTTGTATTTCCAGTATAGACTTTATATATTGAGATCcatacttatattttataaatggattgatatatatcctaaaatatattttttattttatttttctgattaaaaaaaagtcaGTGATAATAATAGTCAtgctataaataacattaagTTGGGAAGAAAAGCCTAATGAAGAgcacaatattattattacaacaTATTAATTAGTAGTTGAATATACAGTCCAAAATTTAGGTGGTAGAAGGTCTAATCTAAGCCACAACATACCCACCAAACTAAAATGCTAGCCATCAAACAATTAGACTTAATGCAAATAATGTAGATCGAAATGAGAGTTTGGTTGGTTTAGAAAAACTTTataatctttctttttcttcttttgggAGATCTGTGACAGTGTCTGATTCGTTTgtattcaataaaattaatgGATGGTAACAGCCTGCTGAGGCATAAAATAAGAATCCAAACAAGTTGGTCCACATGCTTTGTGCTTTTCTAGAAAACCCTTCAAAGGAAGAAGCATCACCATGTGATGCATCAAGGTACACATGTTGCTGAAAATATCTTTGAAATTACCCCTTACAGATTCTTGTTCTCCCCTTTGCAAATACTTTTCCTTCTGCCTCTCTGTGAACAACTACTCATCTATGTGTAGTGAAAGgggtatatatattattattaggtaatgaaatgattttcttgttcttgttcttgtgGCATATAATCACAAATGCTTCACTTGCTCAACCCCTTTCAGTCAAACATGTTGGGTCCAGACTCAAACGTATACCAAATACTTTTAACAACACTTTGTCCATTTCATCAAAAAACGATCATAGAAATTTGCTCTTCTTCTTTCTATTCCTTCTTCTCCTTCCCTTAACAACCATGGTTTTAAGGTCTTTTTTATCGATAAATAAATACACAACCTTTTAAAGATATTTCAATcatattacaaataaagttatGATTATGGTATAACttcaaaaaattaagaaaaaaaaaaacttcaacgTCTCGTACATctattaacatattttaaaatctaTGGCTCAGCCTCTTCACTATGATTTTAACGTGTATTTTAGTATTAGCttgattttattaaaagataaaattttgtataacGGCACTCTTTT
This region includes:
- the LOC137838482 gene encoding uncharacterized protein: MVATRNNNNAMAEQMTMIQTLQTQMEELRQKGMEDRRQHEEDKRRQEEEIALLREQNARLQRQVDNPEREGQSHMADRTASRIPTPADTNPASRAKTVERKSSKRAHPFTNEIITTPLPDKWRGLAIKLYDGSTDPDEHLNVYKTQMTLYTTDNNVWCKVFPTSLQGEPLTWFTELSPNSIDDFDVLAVKFSTQYATSRPHHMSSMSLLAIQQEKGESLRTFLDRFNKACMNIRGLKQEVALHHLVSAIRPSRFTESLIKKPPQDMEDLRTRATKFMQIEEHIDYHQRFKAVGFGALKDQTQIKEREVETERTVRTTLRSDRNRGGRIPRFNSYTPLTVPRGRALDEALQTDLIPTLKQYQTPPNADTAKRCQYHQNFGHTTEGCQALKDKIEELIQAGHLRQFVKRTRSSRSPPRNTDRPSRGVDRSYRNDYKRHTDRSQTSRKRSESPVRRTRPRSTSPDRNARPRQRVREVINMIAGPVNLGEPNHETNYIAGGFAGGGCSNSARKKHLRDIQSAHATTRRRPHIPPITFTDEDFTAIDPAQDDPMVITVEIDKFAIAKTLVDQGSSVDILYWDIFKTMRIPEAHIQPYNEQIVGFSGERVDTKGYIDLYTTFGEEDGLHKTINVRYLLVNAQTSYNILLGRPSINRLKAIVSTPHLAMKFPSANNDIATIHVDQKTARECYVASLKSEPTRRLYTTNTDDRVPQKRGRSPTRRSGRHMSRRQMIALVDLDPRMDDPRMEAGEDLHPFPLRDDRHTTHIGTSLKPDDRMAIGTTLVKNSDLFAWTAADMPGVDPQVITHRLSLYREAKPIAQKKRHIGEERRQAAREEADKLLQAGFIRQAHYTTWLANVVMVKKANGKWRI